In Halarcobacter mediterraneus, the following proteins share a genomic window:
- the der gene encoding ribosome biogenesis GTPase Der gives MEKTLKKIALIGQPNVGKSSLFNRIAKQRIAIVSDMAGTTRDIRRHEVEILEKEALMLDTGGIDETNDAIFSNVKRKAIECAKEADIILFMVDGKKLPDDKDKELFYELQDLGKQLALVVNKIDNDKENERLWNFYEFGIDDENLFGISVSHNRGTKLLFEWIANKLPPKEIEEVIINNEIQDDEDISLEEFLDPIEDINANAQLDDGQINVAIIGRVNVGKSSILNALVGEERSVVSSIAGTTIDPVDESFEYKDKNITFVDTAGLRRRGKIEGIEKYALNRTTQMLEKANLALLILDASDELVDLDEKIAGLVDKYGLGTIIVLNKWDENMDTFQKLEEKIRSKFKFLYYAPIIAVSAKTGRSIDRLKDKIVEIYENYAQRIPTSILNKVIEEATIRHALPSPNGAYLRIYYTTQYEIKPPRVALIMNKPRLLHFSYKRYLINYLRKNINFEGTPIHIIARGKGQRDIDEDEVEAF, from the coding sequence ATGGAAAAAACATTAAAAAAAATTGCTCTTATAGGTCAACCAAATGTTGGAAAATCTTCACTTTTTAATAGAATTGCAAAACAAAGAATTGCAATTGTTTCAGATATGGCTGGAACAACAAGAGATATAAGAAGACATGAAGTTGAAATATTAGAAAAAGAAGCTTTAATGCTTGACACAGGAGGAATTGATGAAACAAATGATGCAATTTTCTCTAATGTAAAAAGAAAAGCTATTGAATGTGCCAAAGAGGCTGATATAATACTTTTTATGGTTGATGGTAAAAAACTACCTGATGATAAAGATAAAGAACTATTTTATGAGCTTCAAGACTTAGGTAAACAACTTGCTTTAGTTGTAAATAAAATTGATAACGATAAAGAAAATGAAAGACTTTGGAACTTTTATGAATTTGGAATAGATGATGAAAATCTTTTTGGAATTTCTGTTTCACATAATAGAGGAACAAAACTATTATTTGAATGGATAGCTAATAAACTACCTCCAAAAGAAATAGAAGAAGTAATTATAAATAATGAAATCCAGGATGATGAAGATATTTCTTTAGAAGAATTTTTAGATCCAATTGAAGATATAAATGCAAATGCTCAACTTGATGATGGACAAATAAATGTTGCAATAATTGGTAGAGTAAATGTTGGAAAATCATCTATTCTAAATGCTTTAGTAGGAGAAGAAAGATCAGTTGTATCAAGTATTGCAGGAACAACAATAGATCCCGTTGATGAATCTTTTGAATATAAAGACAAAAATATTACTTTTGTTGATACAGCAGGTTTACGAAGAAGAGGTAAAATCGAAGGTATTGAAAAATATGCTTTAAATAGAACTACTCAAATGTTAGAAAAAGCTAACTTAGCTCTTTTAATCTTAGATGCTTCTGATGAATTAGTTGATTTGGATGAAAAAATTGCTGGTCTTGTAGATAAATATGGTTTAGGAACAATTATTGTTTTAAATAAATGGGATGAAAACATGGATACATTCCAAAAACTTGAAGAAAAAATAAGATCAAAATTTAAGTTTTTATATTATGCACCTATTATTGCTGTTTCTGCAAAGACAGGAAGAAGTATTGATAGATTAAAAGATAAAATTGTAGAAATTTATGAAAACTATGCACAAAGAATACCAACATCAATATTAAATAAAGTTATAGAAGAAGCAACAATAAGACATGCACTACCAAGTCCAAATGGTGCATATTTAAGAATTTATTATACAACTCAGTATGAAATAAAACCTCCAAGAGTTGCACTAATAATGAATAAACCAAGACTACTACATTTTTCATATAAAAGATATTTAATAAACTATTTAAGAAAAAATATTAACTTTGAAGGAACACCTATTCATATAATAGCAAGAGGTAAAGGTCAAAGAGATATAGATGAGGATGAAGTAGAAGCTTTCTAA
- a CDS encoding SulP family inorganic anion transporter, translating into MTINTLKNDTLAGITAAVVALPLALAFGVASGAGAIAGLYGAIILGFFASLFGGTKTQISGPTGPMTVVTATAIVSFGNDFQSVFAVIFLSGLIQISFGIIKIGKWIKYIPYPVISGFMTGIGIIIIVLQINPFIGVDAFGSVIQTLIELPNSIKQTSSNSLIIASITLFIMLFTPKMISRYIPSALIALVLVTYFSIFMNYNIPTIGEIPMGLPEIVFPIYFDILHLSTIITLAITLALLGSIDSLLTSLVADSMTKTKHNPNKELIGQGIGNTICSFFGAIPGAGATMRTVINIKSGGTTQFSGIVHSLTLLLIVLILAPYASNIPLAVLSGILIKVGLDILDYKFLRLLTKVSRQDLLIMITVTLLTVFVDLIMAVGVGITFASIIAVYKVSKNTKIQTIYPKTNNGFDIDMEDKSIKIIKIKGSLFFGTASILDKRTDKVKERTKIIILDCLDIHVLDLSAIFTLEEVVKKLSEKNIKTILLLKVRDKKKVLKIDQNNTFKNIEIFSKIDNAVNTIQENRHKTSINRRI; encoded by the coding sequence ATGACAATTAATACTTTAAAAAATGATACTCTAGCAGGTATAACCGCAGCAGTTGTAGCTTTACCTTTAGCTTTAGCTTTTGGTGTAGCAAGTGGTGCAGGTGCAATTGCAGGACTTTATGGAGCTATTATCTTAGGCTTTTTTGCTTCTTTATTTGGAGGAACAAAAACTCAAATCTCAGGACCAACTGGCCCTATGACAGTTGTCACAGCTACAGCTATTGTATCATTTGGAAATGATTTTCAAAGTGTATTTGCAGTAATATTTTTATCTGGCTTAATTCAAATATCTTTTGGAATAATTAAAATAGGTAAATGGATAAAATATATTCCTTATCCTGTAATATCAGGTTTTATGACAGGAATTGGAATAATTATTATTGTTTTACAGATTAATCCATTCATAGGGGTTGATGCATTTGGTTCTGTAATACAAACTTTAATTGAACTTCCGAATAGTATAAAACAAACTAGTAGTAATTCTTTAATAATTGCTAGTATTACACTGTTTATTATGTTATTTACTCCTAAAATGATTTCAAGGTATATACCTTCTGCTTTAATTGCTTTAGTTTTAGTGACATACTTTTCTATATTTATGAATTATAATATCCCCACTATTGGTGAAATACCAATGGGATTACCTGAAATAGTATTTCCTATTTATTTTGATATATTGCATTTAAGTACAATAATTACTTTAGCTATAACATTAGCTTTATTAGGTTCAATTGATTCTTTATTAACTTCTTTAGTTGCTGATTCTATGACAAAAACTAAACATAATCCAAATAAAGAGTTAATAGGACAAGGTATAGGAAATACAATTTGTTCTTTTTTTGGTGCAATACCAGGAGCAGGTGCAACAATGAGAACAGTTATAAATATAAAAAGTGGAGGAACAACACAGTTTTCTGGGATTGTCCATTCTCTAACTCTTTTATTAATAGTACTTATTTTAGCACCTTATGCTTCAAATATTCCACTTGCTGTACTATCTGGAATTCTAATAAAAGTAGGGCTTGATATTTTAGATTATAAATTCTTAAGATTATTAACTAAAGTATCAAGACAAGATTTATTAATCATGATAACAGTGACTTTATTAACTGTTTTTGTTGATTTAATTATGGCTGTTGGTGTAGGAATAACCTTCGCTTCAATAATTGCTGTTTATAAAGTTTCTAAAAATACAAAAATTCAGACTATTTATCCTAAAACAAATAATGGGTTTGATATTGATATGGAAGATAAATCAATTAAAATAATAAAAATTAAAGGTTCTTTATTTTTTGGAACAGCTTCAATTTTGGATAAAAGAACCGATAAAGTAAAAGAAAGAACAAAGATTATAATTTTAGATTGTTTAGATATTCATGTTTTAGACTTATCAGCGATATTTACATTAGAAGAGGTTGTAAAAAAATTAAGTGAAAAAAATATAAAAACAATTTTATTATTAAAAGTAAGAGATAAAAAGAAAGTTTTAAAAATAGATCAAAACAATACTTTCAAAAATATAGAGATTTTTTCAAAAATTGATAATGCAGTCAATACAATTCAAGAAAATAGGCATAAAACCTCGATAAATAGAAGAATTTAA
- the purD gene encoding phosphoribosylamine--glycine ligase, with protein MNILILGSGGREYSIGLAISKEKENHKLYFNPGNGATSQIAENINIKDYNELAIWAKENAIDLTIVGPEAPLVDGVVDIFKEHGLTVFGPSRAAAQLEGSKVYMKNILKKYNIPTAAFIETTNEKEAHDFIDTMSEPIVVKADGLCAGKGVIIAQSKDEAKQAASDMLSGSSFGEAGTSIVVEEYLDGYELSIFAICDGDNYKVLPAAQDHKRVGDGDTGPNTGGMGAYAPTPLVNDDIYKKVEERVIKPTLEGMKKEGAPFEGVLFIGVMVVNGEPIILEYNVRFGDPECEILMPLLETPVSELFYKGATKQLDKLDIKIKDEYGVAVVMASGNYPYSSSEPAEIIVDEILDEDLKEHTHISYAGVSMQDGKLMATGGRVLLCVGFGKSIRQARDRAYGLCGQVHFAGKKIRTDIAYQALK; from the coding sequence GTGAACATTTTAATACTTGGTAGTGGAGGTAGAGAATATTCTATCGGACTTGCAATTTCAAAAGAAAAAGAAAATCATAAATTATATTTTAATCCAGGGAATGGAGCAACTTCTCAAATTGCAGAGAATATTAATATTAAAGACTATAATGAGTTAGCTATTTGGGCAAAAGAAAATGCAATTGACTTAACAATAGTAGGCCCTGAAGCTCCACTAGTAGATGGTGTTGTTGATATATTTAAAGAGCATGGATTAACTGTATTTGGACCAAGTCGTGCTGCAGCTCAGCTAGAAGGTTCTAAAGTTTATATGAAAAATATTTTAAAAAAGTATAACATACCAACAGCAGCATTTATAGAAACTACAAATGAAAAAGAAGCTCACGATTTCATTGATACAATGAGTGAACCAATTGTTGTAAAAGCAGATGGTTTATGTGCAGGTAAAGGTGTAATTATTGCTCAATCAAAAGATGAAGCAAAACAAGCAGCATCTGATATGTTATCAGGTTCATCTTTTGGAGAGGCAGGAACTTCAATTGTAGTAGAAGAGTATTTAGATGGATATGAACTATCTATCTTTGCCATTTGTGATGGTGATAATTATAAGGTTTTACCAGCAGCACAAGATCATAAAAGAGTAGGGGATGGTGATACTGGACCTAATACTGGTGGTATGGGTGCGTATGCTCCAACTCCTTTGGTAAATGATGATATTTATAAAAAAGTAGAAGAAAGAGTTATTAAACCAACTTTAGAAGGAATGAAGAAAGAAGGTGCTCCTTTTGAAGGTGTACTATTTATTGGAGTAATGGTAGTAAATGGTGAACCAATTATTTTAGAATACAATGTTAGATTTGGTGATCCTGAATGTGAAATTCTAATGCCTTTATTAGAAACTCCTGTTTCTGAATTATTTTATAAAGGTGCTACAAAACAACTAGATAAATTAGATATCAAAATCAAAGATGAATATGGTGTTGCAGTTGTTATGGCAAGTGGAAATTATCCATACAGTTCAAGTGAACCTGCTGAAATTATAGTAGATGAAATTCTAGATGAAGACTTAAAAGAGCATACACATATCTCATATGCAGGTGTTTCAATGCAAGATGGTAAATTAATGGCAACAGGAGGAAGAGTTCTTCTTTGTGTTGGTTTTGGTAAATCTATTAGGCAAGCAAGAGATAGAGCATATGGACTTTGTGGGCAAGTTCACTTTGCTGGTAAAAAAATTCGAACAGATATTGCTTATCAAGCTTTAAAATAA
- a CDS encoding RDD family protein yields MDNNLELASNRTRLLAFVIDDFLITGIVIIMLWDKIAINGDDVTSILMTMNNFLWQVFLLKFVYQTFFVWYYGATIGKIVTKIRVIDFNSLERVSFFAAATRSAFRLISEMFFYFGFLFAFFTEGKQTLHDKIGRTLVVNA; encoded by the coding sequence ATGGATAATAATTTAGAACTAGCTTCAAATAGAACAAGATTATTAGCTTTTGTAATTGATGATTTCTTAATTACAGGAATAGTAATAATTATGCTTTGGGATAAAATTGCTATAAATGGAGATGATGTAACTTCTATTCTGATGACTATGAATAATTTTCTTTGGCAAGTTTTCTTATTAAAGTTTGTTTATCAAACCTTTTTTGTTTGGTATTATGGTGCAACAATAGGAAAAATTGTTACAAAAATTAGGGTAATTGATTTTAATAGTTTAGAACGTGTAAGTTTTTTTGCTGCTGCGACTAGATCTGCTTTTAGATTAATTAGTGAAATGTTTTTCTATTTTGGTTTTCTTTTTGCTTTTTTTACAGAAGGGAAACAAACTCTTCATGATAAGATAGGAAGGACATTAGTCGTTAATGCTTAA
- a CDS encoding LPS-assembly protein LptD: MLKKFLATAILVVSLHAEIEKFQVIANNANTKNNIVIAEGDVVVFSPTYFITAQKVIYDKEKGTFELFDNVVIVKDNNIQTKSEYAFLNVNTDDLYQNPNMFYEEESSIWISSKESDKKNNTVNLEESILSSCDCIDPDWSIRSSTVDYDTEDKWLNTYNTTLYIKDFPILYTPYLGFSTDKSRRTGLLPPVIGYSQSEGVFYSQPIYFAPAPNYDFELIPQVRTDRGYGTYLYYRYADSPNSTLKLSTGFFKEKNGYYEEYDLRSKRHYGASLDYERVNLFSNSKDSKDGIFASLRYLNDVEYRSLEDDRFEESTERQIESKINYIYDTPNYFLGSYMRYYIDTQKESNGDTLQELPKLQAHSYNRPIFLDKLLYSTDLKYTNHYRRKELNANQYELNIPISYSFSLFDDYAKLVLKHEISANKFQYSNDNSNKDFEDGTYIESNSTIALHSDLVKPYEDFIHTVNLSVDYNHSESLEKDGDLYSLTNNNTILSPFPIEKSSDSINLGINQSFYDKEDLTQIVNHKLKQSILYDDFDNPKLQNMENQIIYNYFLGTISNKLVYNHQDDKLIESSSNFSLTYENFDLKLGHYMSKETENSEKENLESYNIYAKYKFSDDYSIGYSTNYNLEDKIRSKQALIFNIDDKCWSLDIKYEKEITPASTVDLEPIKQDIIYLQLFLKPIGMFRQKYEIQRKDSRNDS, translated from the coding sequence ATGCTTAAAAAATTTTTAGCAACAGCAATCTTAGTTGTATCTTTACATGCAGAAATTGAAAAGTTTCAAGTAATTGCAAATAATGCAAATACAAAAAATAATATAGTTATTGCAGAGGGTGATGTTGTAGTTTTTTCTCCTACTTATTTCATAACTGCTCAAAAAGTTATATATGATAAAGAAAAAGGAACTTTTGAGCTCTTTGATAATGTAGTTATAGTAAAAGACAATAATATTCAAACAAAAAGTGAATATGCTTTTCTTAATGTAAATACAGATGACTTATATCAAAACCCAAATATGTTCTATGAAGAAGAAAGTTCTATTTGGATTAGTTCTAAAGAGTCTGATAAGAAAAATAATACTGTAAACTTAGAAGAGTCTATTCTTTCAAGTTGCGATTGTATTGATCCTGATTGGAGTATTCGATCATCAACTGTTGATTACGATACAGAAGACAAATGGTTAAATACATACAATACAACCTTATATATTAAAGATTTTCCTATACTTTATACTCCTTATTTAGGTTTTTCAACAGATAAGTCTAGACGAACAGGTCTTCTCCCTCCTGTTATTGGTTACTCTCAAAGTGAAGGAGTATTTTATAGTCAACCAATTTATTTTGCACCAGCACCTAATTATGATTTTGAACTAATTCCACAAGTTAGAACAGATAGAGGATATGGAACATACCTTTATTATAGATATGCGGATTCTCCTAATTCTACTTTAAAATTAAGTACTGGTTTTTTTAAAGAAAAAAATGGTTATTATGAAGAATATGATTTAAGAAGTAAAAGACACTATGGAGCTAGTTTAGATTATGAAAGAGTAAATCTTTTTTCTAATTCAAAAGATTCAAAAGATGGTATTTTTGCTTCATTAAGATATCTAAATGATGTTGAATATAGATCTTTAGAAGATGATCGATTTGAAGAATCAACAGAACGACAAATAGAATCAAAAATAAACTATATTTATGATACTCCTAATTATTTCCTAGGTTCATATATGAGATATTATATTGATACTCAAAAAGAGTCTAATGGTGATACACTACAAGAACTACCAAAGCTTCAAGCTCATAGTTACAATAGACCGATTTTTTTAGATAAGTTATTATATTCAACAGACTTAAAATATACAAATCATTATAGAAGAAAAGAGTTAAATGCGAATCAATATGAATTAAATATTCCTATTTCATACTCATTTTCTTTATTTGATGATTATGCAAAACTAGTTTTAAAACATGAAATTAGTGCTAATAAATTTCAATATTCTAATGATAATTCTAATAAAGACTTTGAAGATGGTACATATATAGAAAGTAATAGTACAATTGCTTTACATAGTGACTTAGTAAAACCCTATGAGGACTTTATTCATACTGTAAATTTAAGTGTAGATTATAATCACTCTGAAAGTTTAGAAAAAGATGGTGACTTATACTCATTAACAAATAATAATACCATATTAAGCCCCTTTCCAATTGAAAAAAGCTCAGATAGTATAAATCTAGGAATAAATCAATCTTTCTATGATAAAGAAGATTTAACACAAATTGTTAACCATAAACTAAAACAATCAATATTATATGATGACTTTGATAACCCTAAATTACAAAACATGGAAAATCAGATTATTTATAACTACTTTTTAGGAACAATTTCTAATAAACTTGTATATAATCATCAAGATGACAAATTAATTGAAAGTTCATCAAATTTCTCTTTAACTTATGAAAATTTTGATTTAAAACTAGGACATTATATGTCTAAAGAGACAGAGAACTCTGAAAAGGAAAATTTGGAGTCATATAATATTTATGCAAAATATAAATTTTCAGATGATTATTCAATAGGGTATTCTACAAATTATAATCTAGAAGATAAAATCAGAAGTAAACAAGCTTTAATTTTTAATATAGATGATAAATGTTGGAGTTTAGATATTAAATATGAAAAAGAGATTACTCCTGCTTCAACTGTTGATTTAGAACCAATAAAACAAGATATTATTTATCTTCAATTATTTTTAAAACCAATTGGAATGTTTAGACAAAAGTATGAAATTCAAAGAAAGGACTCAAGAAATGATTCCTGA
- a CDS encoding phosphoribosyltransferase: MIPDRIFFKNREVAAYRLIDILPVNKMKLEEWVVIATSFGGYPIAKVIAKELEGSCDVMFSRKILSPNNEDCEVAIVTETEEVVIHEELVKAFDISLDFVFSKSRYIYENDLSNTVCKFRRGKKLKDFANKNILFVDEGLNTSLTMMACIKTAINLEAKSVSVAVPILPKASISTIESIADDLYYVESLDHFIDISFYYDSLEEIDYEELIKIINNKG; encoded by the coding sequence ATGATTCCTGATAGAATATTTTTTAAAAATAGAGAAGTTGCAGCTTATAGATTAATAGATATCTTACCTGTTAATAAAATGAAATTAGAAGAGTGGGTTGTTATTGCAACTTCTTTTGGAGGATATCCAATTGCTAAAGTAATTGCTAAAGAGTTAGAAGGTTCTTGTGATGTAATGTTTTCAAGAAAAATTTTATCTCCTAATAATGAAGATTGTGAAGTTGCCATTGTAACGGAAACAGAAGAAGTTGTAATTCATGAAGAACTAGTAAAAGCATTTGATATAAGTTTGGATTTTGTTTTCTCAAAATCAAGATACATATATGAAAATGATTTATCAAATACAGTTTGTAAATTTAGAAGGGGTAAAAAATTAAAAGACTTTGCAAATAAAAATATTCTTTTTGTAGATGAAGGATTAAATACAAGTCTTACTATGATGGCTTGTATTAAAACAGCTATAAATTTAGAGGCTAAGTCAGTATCAGTTGCTGTTCCAATTCTTCCTAAAGCCAGTATAAGTACTATTGAATCAATTGCAGATGATTTATATTATGTTGAAAGTTTAGATCATTTCATTGATATAAGTTTCTACTACGATAGTTTAGAAGAAATAGATTATGAAGAATTAATAAAAATAATAAATAATAAAGGATAA